In Zingiber officinale cultivar Zhangliang chromosome 1A, Zo_v1.1, whole genome shotgun sequence, the DNA window TGAAATTTGTACGAAATAACGGTTCTGATTCATTAGAATGGCGCATTTCATTCATCTGACGGTTCTGTTTTTCTTTAGCTCCCATCATCTACTTGAACCGTCTATCGCTTTCGGACCGTTCGATCCTCCGCCCAACTCCTATTTAATACCATGTCTCTCCATTGCTAGGGTTTGATTTCCAGACGAGCGAAGCATTCGTCGAAGGGACTACGCGCGGCGCGAGTGCGATAGCCATGGCGACCCAAATGAGCAAGAAGCGAAAGGTTGGCCCTTCTCCAATATGAATGTTCTTTTTTCGCCATTTTGTTTCAGTCCTTCACCCTTAAATCGTTTGTTTTGGTGAATTCTCTATCGTCGTACAGTTCGTAGCGGACGGAGTGTTCTTTGCCGAGTTGAACGAGGTCCTGACAAGAGAACTCGCTGAGGATGGCTATTCTGGTGTCGAGGTTAGGGTTACGCCCATGCGAACAGAGATCATTATCCGGGCGACCCGCACTCAGAATGTCCTTGGTGAGTTGTCTTCCTGATTTTGGAGTTTGTTTCGGTTTATAGATGAGGCAATTTTTGATTGCCTCTTGATTGATGCTTCAGGCGAGAAGGGCAGAAGAATTAGGGAGTTGACATCGGTGGTCCAGAAAAGATTCAAATTTCCTGAGAACGGCGTGGAGCTCTACGCAGAGAAGGTGAACAATAGGGGGCTCTGTGCTATTGCTCAAGCTGAATCACTGCGTTACAAACTTCTCGGTGGCCTTGCTGTTCGCAGGTTGGTATTTGATTTACCGTTTGTTTCCAATCCATGTGTGACGATGGTATTATTTTTATTGCTGCTCTATTCTACATTGTGTACCTAATTAGACTTCAAGATTTTATTATTACGGGAAACTCTAGTCCGAAGCCATTTCCTCTTCCTGAGCGTTTGTCCAAGCTATTCACGtttatattcagtatgatacactCCATTCGCCCTAGGTTATTTAGGTTGAAATTAAATTCTGTTGTTTTGTGTAAACCACAAGGTACTATTTTTTAAACACTTcaatgttatttttattttgatatgtGTCTGTATGCTCTTAAATCTCCATAGAAAACTCTCTTGTATCATCTATAAAGAGATGGCTACTTAGTACCAACTTAGTATCAGAAGGTGACAATTTTGAGATTACTGGTTATGATATCATGTTGTGAAGGCCTTAATCCATTATTAAAGATCCTGGCAACATGTCCATGGATCTACAAAGTAATCAAACATTGTTTCAATTTCTCCTATAATCATATTTTGTGTACTTTGTAAATTGTTTGgtgtcatgatttttttttttccccaTTTTGAGTAAGAAATTGCTTTTATCTTATTTTGATTTTGTTTGGTGATGTTTGTCATCCTTACATCAAATAGGTTGTTTTGTGCCAACTTTGTGTCGGAAGATGACGACATTGATATTGCCATTGATGCATATGTAGTCATGCTGTCTCCTAATCTCATGACTAAAGCGATTGGCAACATATTAATGCTTCATTATGTATTGAATATTATTTTGTACTTCTATAATCATATGTTGACTTTCCAACTAGTTTGCCATATTGGATGTTTTTACCTTTTTGTTAAACTTGGTCCTTTCTTAGCTTCTATCAGCTTTTCATATAATGCAAATAATTCATTTCTTGTTGTAGGAATCATTTATTATGAAACATTTAATATGATTCATTTAGCAAAAATATAGTTTCTACTTGATTAAGCAGATAGTATTTTTTATGTAGGATTGTGTATTTTAGGAATTATTTTTATGATTATCTTTTACACTTCCTATGTTAGTGTTTGAATCGTATGTCTCATGATTTCCATGATTTGTTCTTGTTGTTTTTTTGGTACTTCAATTTTAtgatttatcattcttatattaGTTTTATGACTTGATCTCTAGTTATACATCAATCAGATCCTGTTCCTTGTCTGGCTACTGATCTAGATCTGAAGTATTCCTTGTTATGTCATTCAACAATACATTATTTGATAGCTTAGAGAGTTAGAATTTAGTAAGACGGCTAGTAGTGCATAGCTTGTATTTTAGGCAACATACAGGAAGTCTAATGGCACCCACGTGGTGCTCCTAGTCGGTTTCTTAtccaataatatttttttattcccTGAAAAGCTGATTCATGGCCAATATGACTTCTGCTGTTGCCCAAGATTTTGACATAATCTTTTATGAATCCTGTTGAGACTTCATGCAGTTCTTTCGTCTTGCCTATTCTAGTTTCAGAGGCAGTTGAATCCATCTCTTTTTCTAGTTGCTAAATAATTTTTAGTCAATATTTTTCATTGCTCTTTCAAAAATTGGCGTATCTCATTGATAATCTTTTAGAATAACAATGTGTTATTCACTTGTGCTTTCTTGCAGGGCCTGTTATGGTGTCTTGAGGTTTGTCATGGAGAGTGGTGCAAAGGGATGTGAGGTACACAAATTTATTCCAGAGATCCATCGACCTTTCAATGAATGTGGTATTTTGATCCCTGATTTTCTTTCAGGTAATAGTAAGTGGAAAGCTCAGGGCCCAGCGAGCTAAATCCATGAAGTTCAAGGATGGATACATGATTTCTTCTGGTCAGCCAGTAAAGGAATACATTGACTCTGCAGTGAGGCATGTTCTTCTTAGACAGGTTAGTTCTGAAATACACTAATCTATTCTACACGCCACAAAAACTGCAAGGATTTTTAGTTTCAACATTGAATCCAAGTGGCAAATAACATAGCTACTATACCTTTTGTGCACTTGGTCTACCTAATAAAATCTTGTTTCCCCCAAATCTTTAGGGTGTTCTTGGAATCAAGGTCAAAATTATGTTGGACTGGGATCCAAAGGGGAAGCAAGGGCCCACGACTCCACTTCCAGATCTTGTCACTATCCatccaccaaaggatgaagaggaaTACATGAGACCAGCCGTTTTGGTGCCTGCGGAGATACCCATTGCATGATGACGAGTGTTTGCTTCACATGAATTTTACTAGACGAGCTGCCTTGTTATGACTTTCGCAAAACATATGTGATGTAGTAACCAGTAAGGGCTATTTATCCTTGTTTAAGCCTGTACTGTTTTTGCTATTGCCATCTTCCAAACTAGTGATTTCTTTGGTGGTCGATTTTCATTTAATCTTTATTTCTAGAAAGCATGCTCTTCATGTATGTTTTGGGATCATGGAACATCTTCTCGATTTTTACCTTCTTTTTTTCAAATCTATATACAGTTGATAGATTTTTCTTCTCCTGGTTAATGAAATTGGGTGCGTTCTGAGGGTTTCCATTAAAACAAAAATATGTGTAACTGATTTTCTCCAGAGATTTCGATTTCTTCACAATTATTGCCCTATCAACAGCC includes these proteins:
- the LOC122038329 gene encoding 40S ribosomal protein S3-3-like; the protein is MATQMSKKRKFVADGVFFAELNEVLTRELAEDGYSGVEVRVTPMRTEIIIRATRTQNVLGEKGRRIRELTSVVQKRFKFPENGVELYAEKVNNRGLCAIAQAESLRYKLLGGLAVRRACYGVLRFVMESGAKGCEVIVSGKLRAQRAKSMKFKDGYMISSGQPVKEYIDSAVRHVLLRQGVLGIKVKIMLDWDPKGKQGPTTPLPDLVTIHPPKDEEEYMRPAVLVPAEIPIA